Proteins from a genomic interval of Bacteroidota bacterium:
- the nuoB gene encoding NADH-quinone oxidoreductase subunit NuoB has translation MDVKAYPQQPFPGNVVESPGGGVLVSSIEDVLNWARSNSLWPLVFGTSCCAIEMMSAASAKYDWSRFGFEVARATPRQADVIIIAGTIVNKMAPVLKRLYDQMPEPRYVVAMGACATSGGPFFYNTYSVVKGADHVIPVDVYIAGCPPRPEALIHALITLQEKIKAGGKREKITIEDFNKKKSA, from the coding sequence ATGGATGTAAAAGCATATCCGCAACAACCTTTCCCCGGAAACGTGGTAGAATCACCCGGTGGAGGGGTTTTGGTTTCTTCTATTGAAGATGTACTCAATTGGGCTCGTTCCAATTCTTTATGGCCATTGGTTTTTGGAACCAGTTGTTGTGCCATTGAAATGATGAGTGCGGCTTCCGCCAAATATGACTGGAGCCGGTTTGGATTTGAAGTAGCTAGAGCCACCCCCCGGCAAGCCGATGTGATTATCATTGCAGGAACAATTGTGAATAAAATGGCACCGGTGCTTAAAAGACTTTATGACCAAATGCCTGAACCGCGCTATGTAGTAGCAATGGGTGCTTGTGCCACGTCGGGTGGCCCCTTCTTTTATAATACTTACAGTGTAGTGAAAGGTGCTGACCACGTTATTCCGGTGGATGTGTACATAGCTGGCTGTCCCCCGCGCCCGGAAGCATTGATTCACGCGCTGATTACCCTACAAGAAAAAATCAAAGCGGGAGGAAAGCGTGAAAAAATAACGATTGAAGATTTCAATAAGAAAAAGTCGGCGTGA
- a CDS encoding NADH-quinone oxidoreductase subunit D: MQYEEIATTTEGDLIINIGPQHPSTHGVLHLIVTLNGETIKKVEPHLGYIHRSIEKMCESLSYRQFIYSTSRMDYLSSHINNQGCALCVEKGIQVELPERAIVIRILMAELTRIASHCLWWGALGMDVGALTPFFHAFREREMINDIMEETCGARLTMNYIIPGGVMFDLHPNFQKKVKEFLVEFKSKLPEYDELVTDNIIFQGRMKGVGRISAEDAISYGCSGPVLRAAGVKSDIRKMAPYDGYEKLQFEEILEPGGDCFARYMVRMGELRQSISLVEQLIDNIPEGDFQAKTKAVLKLPKGEFYSRVETARGEFGVYIISEGGLTPYRIKFRSPGYSNLSALDHMARGSKIGDLVAIMGTLDLVIPDIDR; encoded by the coding sequence ATGCAATATGAAGAAATAGCCACCACCACCGAAGGCGACCTGATTATTAATATAGGTCCGCAACATCCGTCCACACACGGAGTGCTGCACCTCATCGTCACCCTGAACGGCGAAACGATTAAAAAAGTAGAGCCTCATCTTGGATATATTCATCGCAGCATTGAGAAGATGTGCGAAAGTCTTTCCTATCGGCAGTTTATCTATTCAACCAGCCGGATGGATTATTTGTCTTCCCACATCAATAATCAAGGCTGTGCTTTATGCGTTGAAAAGGGAATTCAGGTCGAGTTGCCGGAGCGGGCTATAGTCATACGTATTCTTATGGCGGAGCTTACCCGAATCGCTTCTCACTGCCTGTGGTGGGGGGCCTTGGGCATGGACGTGGGAGCCCTCACTCCTTTCTTTCATGCTTTCCGCGAGCGCGAAATGATTAACGACATCATGGAAGAAACCTGTGGCGCACGGCTGACGATGAACTATATCATTCCCGGAGGAGTAATGTTCGACCTGCATCCAAATTTTCAAAAGAAAGTAAAGGAGTTTTTAGTGGAGTTTAAATCCAAACTGCCGGAGTATGATGAATTGGTAACGGACAATATCATTTTTCAGGGGCGGATGAAAGGTGTTGGAAGAATTTCTGCGGAAGACGCCATCTCTTATGGTTGCAGCGGACCGGTACTTCGTGCGGCTGGCGTGAAAAGTGATATCCGGAAAATGGCTCCTTATGACGGATATGAAAAATTGCAGTTTGAAGAAATCCTTGAACCCGGTGGTGACTGCTTCGCCCGTTATATGGTTCGCATGGGCGAGCTACGCCAGTCTATTTCGCTTGTAGAGCAATTAATTGATAACATTCCCGAAGGAGATTTTCAGGCAAAGACAAAAGCAGTATTGAAATTACCGAAAGGCGAATTCTATTCTCGCGTGGAAACTGCGCGTGGAGAATTCGGTGTGTATATTATAAGTGAGGGAGGATTAACTCCCTACAGAATTAAATTCCGCTCACCAGGCTATTCCAATCTCTCCGCCTTAGACCACATGGCACGCGGCTCAAAGATTGGCGACCTCGTGGCGATTATGGGAACGTTAGATTTAGTGATACCGGATATTGATAGATAA
- a CDS encoding NADH-quinone oxidoreductase subunit C: protein MTKEELKATITEILPTATFDEAGEWLNVLIDSREWLPLAWQLRSHHPLHFDYLFCVTAVDWKSYLSMVYHLRSTKLEHIIVVKTKIVDRNHPEIETVSQIWRTAEFHEREAYDLFGIKFLHHPDLRRLLLSDDWEGWPLRKDYVDEVNMIKL, encoded by the coding sequence GTGACAAAAGAAGAACTTAAAGCAACAATTACTGAAATCCTCCCAACCGCTACCTTTGATGAAGCGGGGGAATGGCTGAATGTTTTGATTGACTCCAGAGAATGGCTTCCGCTGGCCTGGCAGTTGCGCTCGCACCATCCATTGCATTTTGACTATTTGTTTTGTGTCACGGCGGTAGATTGGAAATCCTATCTCAGTATGGTATATCATTTGCGTTCTACTAAACTAGAACACATCATCGTGGTGAAAACGAAAATCGTAGACCGCAACCATCCGGAAATAGAAACCGTTTCACAAATCTGGCGAACAGCAGAGTTTCATGAGCGCGAAGCCTACGATTTGTTCGGCATCAAATTTCTACATCATCCCGATTTACGAAGATTGTTACTTTCCGATGATTGGGAAGGGTGGCCGCTTAGAAAAGATTATGTGGACGAGGTAAACATGATTAAATTATAG
- a CDS encoding NADH-quinone oxidoreductase subunit A: MGSASLILLIICGIAFAGGGLLVSKLLAKTSHNPQKGEAYECGVPTQGRTWNQMNVGYYLFALLFLIFDVELVFLYPWAVVVKQVGLVALFEIVIFLFILFVGFLYAHKKGALKWM; the protein is encoded by the coding sequence ATGGGCTCGGCTTCTCTCATCCTTTTAATTATTTGTGGAATTGCTTTTGCCGGTGGCGGACTTCTGGTTTCAAAGTTGCTTGCAAAAACATCGCATAATCCTCAGAAGGGAGAGGCGTATGAATGTGGGGTGCCTACACAGGGGCGCACGTGGAATCAAATGAATGTGGGCTATTATCTCTTTGCCTTGCTCTTTCTAATATTCGATGTAGAGTTGGTATTTTTATATCCTTGGGCCGTGGTAGTGAAGCAAGTAGGATTAGTGGCACTTTTTGAAATTGTCATTTTCCTCTTTATTCTTTTTGTTGGTTTTCTCTATGCTCATAAAAAAGGAGCGCTCAAATGGATGTAA
- a CDS encoding 2-oxoacid:ferredoxin oxidoreductase subunit beta, with protein METVTENTPPVKQTAKDFISDQEVKWCPGCGDYSILKQVQTVLPTFDIGLEKYVFVSGIGCSSRFPYYMATYGMHSIHGRATAIASGVKVANPELNVWVVGGDGDMLSIGGNHFIHILRRNPNIKLMLFNNEIYGLTKGQYSPTSPKGTTAKSTPYGSVDEPFNPAELALGAKSTFFARTLDRDPKHMQTMIQRANGHHGTAMVEIYQNCPVFNVGAFFMFTDKETKKEEAFFLEQGKPLVFGENESKGIKLDGLKPVIVELGNGVSKDDLWIHDEKDKSKAFILAGFADNRETHFPRAFGVYYQENRSCIEDDIANQITVAKEKKGKTPLNKILSGDKTWIIS; from the coding sequence ATGGAAACAGTAACAGAAAATACTCCACCGGTTAAACAGACCGCAAAAGATTTTATTTCCGATCAGGAAGTGAAATGGTGTCCCGGCTGCGGCGATTATTCTATTTTGAAACAAGTGCAAACGGTTCTTCCAACCTTTGATATTGGCTTGGAAAAATATGTTTTTGTATCCGGCATCGGTTGTTCGTCGCGCTTTCCATATTATATGGCTACCTATGGAATGCATAGTATTCACGGCAGGGCAACCGCGATTGCCAGTGGGGTGAAAGTGGCCAATCCTGAATTGAATGTTTGGGTAGTGGGTGGCGATGGGGATATGCTTTCTATCGGAGGCAATCACTTCATCCACATTCTGCGACGCAATCCGAATATCAAACTGATGTTGTTCAACAATGAAATTTATGGTTTGACCAAAGGACAATACTCGCCTACCTCGCCCAAAGGAACTACTGCCAAAAGTACACCTTATGGTTCAGTAGATGAGCCTTTTAATCCGGCTGAACTGGCACTGGGAGCCAAGTCCACTTTTTTTGCCCGCACCTTAGACCGCGACCCTAAACACATGCAGACGATGATTCAGCGTGCCAATGGCCACCACGGAACAGCTATGGTCGAAATATATCAGAATTGCCCGGTGTTTAACGTCGGAGCTTTTTTCATGTTCACCGATAAGGAAACCAAAAAGGAAGAGGCTTTTTTCCTAGAGCAAGGGAAGCCGCTGGTGTTTGGAGAGAACGAAAGCAAGGGAATTAAATTAGATGGATTGAAGCCGGTTATTGTAGAACTGGGCAATGGGGTGTCTAAAGATGACCTTTGGATTCATGACGAAAAAGACAAGAGCAAAGCCTTTATTCTTGCTGGCTTTGCCGATAACCGGGAAACTCATTTCCCGCGCGCTTTTGGTGTTTATTATCAAGAGAACCGCTCTTGTATAGAAGATGATATTGCTAATCAAATCACCGTTGCTAAGGAAAAGAAGGGCAAGA
- a CDS encoding 4Fe-4S dicluster domain-containing protein, whose protein sequence is MAIKITDVCINCGACEPECPNGAIYANGDSWKISDKTSVSSTYTLLDGSTTEPGAVHTPISDDYFYIVTDKCTECKGFHDEPQCASVCPVDCCLPDLDHQETEDVLLARKSRLHTA, encoded by the coding sequence ATGGCAATCAAAATCACAGATGTATGTATTAACTGCGGCGCTTGCGAACCAGAGTGTCCGAACGGAGCTATTTATGCGAATGGCGATAGTTGGAAGATTTCGGATAAAACGAGTGTGAGTAGCACTTATACATTATTGGATGGAAGCACTACAGAACCGGGTGCTGTTCATACACCCATCTCGGATGATTATTTCTATATCGTCACTGATAAGTGTACCGAGTGCAAGGGATTCCATGATGAACCTCAATGTGCTTCGGTTTGCCCGGTTGATTGTTGTCTGCCCGATTTAGATCATCAGGAAACCGAAGATGTATTGCTGGCGAGAAAGTCAAGACTACATACCGCTTAA
- a CDS encoding 2-oxoacid:acceptor oxidoreductase subunit alpha, translating into MDTTLEPKPSRSTEVKVMESIVIRFSGDSGDGMQLTGMQFTDTAALLGQDLSTFPEFPAEIRAPAGTLAGVSGFQVHFGSKEIFTPGDQYDVLVAMNSAALKNDLPRLKTGGIIIVNTAGFDSKNLKLAGYPEGAPSPLEDGTLENYDLYKIDVTKHTKEALKDSPLGVKEIERSKNMFVLGVLFWMFDKSMEYTIKNLQEKFAKKPEILEANLTALNSGWNFGDNTEIFRTRYRTTAAKLPVGTYRNISGNQALAIGIIAAGEKSGLEIFLGSYPITPASDILHELAKYKANGVKTFQAEDEIAAICSAIGAAYAGSLGVTTTSGPGVALKSEAISLAMILEIPLLICDVQRGGPSTGLPTKTEQADLLMAMYGRHGEAPLPVIAAATPSDCFDAAYEAVRISVEHMVPVILLSDGYIANGSEPWRFPTEDKLKPIHVKFLTENNNPNGKFLPYKRDNRGVRPWVKPGTKGLEHRIGGLEKQNETGNVSYDSKNHELMVKLRAEKVEKIADDIPLQKTDSGPEKGKLCVLGWGSTYGTIKTVMNELHAEGYKDLSHIQLRHLNPFPKNLGELLHGFDKVLIPEINTGQLLQLIRAKYLLPAIGFNKVQGLPFDTEEVKAKVLEIYNQK; encoded by the coding sequence ATGGATACAACTTTGGAACCTAAACCATCACGCAGCACAGAAGTCAAGGTGATGGAAAGTATTGTCATTCGCTTTTCAGGCGATTCGGGCGATGGAATGCAATTGACTGGAATGCAGTTTACAGATACTGCAGCCTTGCTTGGACAAGACCTCTCAACCTTTCCCGAATTTCCTGCAGAAATTCGTGCACCGGCTGGAACGCTGGCTGGTGTATCCGGCTTTCAGGTTCATTTTGGAAGTAAAGAAATTTTTACGCCCGGCGACCAGTATGATGTTTTAGTCGCTATGAATTCGGCAGCCTTAAAGAATGATTTGCCTCGGTTGAAGACCGGTGGTATTATTATTGTAAACACCGCCGGTTTCGATTCTAAGAATTTGAAACTAGCGGGTTATCCCGAAGGTGCACCAAGCCCATTAGAGGATGGCACGTTGGAGAATTATGACCTGTATAAAATTGATGTTACGAAGCATACCAAAGAAGCGCTGAAAGATTCGCCACTGGGTGTGAAGGAAATAGAGCGTAGCAAAAATATGTTTGTGTTGGGTGTGCTGTTTTGGATGTTCGATAAGAGCATGGAATACACCATCAAAAACCTACAGGAAAAATTTGCCAAGAAGCCGGAAATTCTGGAGGCAAACCTAACCGCTTTGAATAGTGGCTGGAACTTTGGAGACAATACAGAAATTTTTAGAACTCGCTATCGCACCACTGCTGCCAAACTTCCGGTAGGTACCTACCGGAACATTTCAGGTAATCAGGCTTTGGCCATCGGTATTATTGCCGCGGGAGAGAAATCAGGCTTGGAGATTTTTCTAGGCTCCTATCCTATTACTCCGGCGTCTGACATTTTGCATGAGTTGGCAAAGTATAAAGCCAACGGTGTAAAAACTTTTCAGGCAGAAGATGAAATTGCAGCGATATGTTCTGCTATTGGTGCGGCTTACGCCGGTTCACTAGGAGTAACTACTACTTCCGGTCCCGGCGTGGCTCTGAAGTCAGAGGCTATAAGTCTGGCGATGATTTTGGAAATACCCTTATTGATTTGTGATGTTCAACGCGGAGGGCCTTCCACCGGTCTGCCCACAAAAACCGAACAGGCCGATTTATTGATGGCGATGTATGGGCGACATGGCGAAGCTCCTCTTCCGGTGATTGCGGCGGCTACACCGTCTGATTGCTTTGATGCGGCGTATGAAGCAGTGAGAATTTCGGTGGAACACATGGTTCCGGTTATTTTACTGAGTGATGGCTATATCGCTAATGGTTCGGAGCCTTGGAGGTTTCCAACAGAAGATAAATTAAAACCCATTCACGTAAAATTCTTGACTGAGAACAATAATCCGAATGGAAAGTTTCTTCCTTATAAGAGAGATAATCGCGGCGTTCGTCCTTGGGTGAAGCCCGGAACCAAAGGATTAGAACATCGCATCGGCGGACTGGAAAAACAAAATGAAACCGGTAATGTTTCTTACGATTCAAAGAACCACGAGTTGATGGTAAAACTACGTGCGGAAAAGGTGGAGAAGATTGCCGACGACATTCCACTCCAAAAAACAGATAGCGGACCGGAAAAAGGAAAGTTGTGTGTATTAGGTTGGGGATCCACCTATGGCACCATCAAAACCGTGATGAATGAGCTGCATGCCGAAGGCTATAAGGACTTGTCCCATATCCAACTTCGACATCTGAATCCCTTTCCAAAAAATCTGGGCGAGTTACTCCACGGCTTTGATAAAGTATTAATTCCGGAAATAAATACGGGGCAACTACTTCAACTCATTCGTGCCAAATATCTCCTTCCGGCCATTGGGTTCAACAAGGTGCAAGGCTTGCCCTTTGATACGGAGGAAGTGAAGGCGAAAGTTTTAGAAATCTATAATCAGAAATAA